In Litorimonas taeanensis, one DNA window encodes the following:
- a CDS encoding P-loop NTPase family protein: protein MAQIPLDLAPIAATGFDSFIITDTNRIAVTALRAWPDWPAPIMLLLGPSGTGKTHLGKAWKDLSHGLLADAADEMEETALFAQMNQALNGEVSGMLLTSDKPITEWGTQIPDLRSRLNSTPVMVMDDYDDDVLEPILRKLFEDRGRIITKDLVDYILRYQDREVGSLRALVRTLDEAALAENADLTKYFAAHFLAGRLERDLFSGPID, encoded by the coding sequence ATGGCCCAAATACCGCTCGACCTCGCGCCTATTGCGGCAACAGGTTTCGATAGTTTCATCATCACAGACACAAACCGTATCGCGGTTACGGCTCTGCGTGCTTGGCCAGATTGGCCTGCGCCGATCATGCTCCTCCTTGGCCCGTCTGGAACAGGCAAAACACATTTAGGCAAAGCGTGGAAAGATCTGAGCCACGGATTGCTGGCTGATGCGGCGGATGAAATGGAAGAGACTGCCTTGTTTGCACAAATGAACCAAGCTTTGAACGGCGAAGTGTCTGGCATGCTGCTGACCTCTGATAAACCAATCACAGAGTGGGGCACACAAATACCCGATTTGCGCTCACGTCTTAATAGCACACCTGTTATGGTCATGGATGATTATGACGACGACGTGTTAGAGCCCATACTGCGAAAATTATTCGAAGATAGGGGCCGCATTATCACCAAAGACTTGGTTGATTATATCCTTCGTTATCAAGACCGCGAAGTCGGGTCATTGCGGGCCTTGGTTCGTACTCTAGACGAAGCCGCCTTGGCTGAAAATGCAGATTTGACTAAATATTTCGCTGCACACTTCTTAGCGGGCCGCCTAGAACGGGATTTGTTTTCCGGCCCAATCGATTAA
- a CDS encoding SDR family NAD(P)-dependent oxidoreductase, whose protein sequence is MIIPTMGEELRVIIIGANGGIGTALIDHLSASDQVAQIYALSRQGKPHKSHKVVNMVFDFTKEDDLEKTSAALKAHGDFDLIILATGFLHNPSITPEKTYRSLTFEGLEMNFRVNTIGPAMTAKYFLPLLRRDRKTIFAALSARVGSISDNGIGGWYAYRASKAALNMVIKTLAIEQRRRSKDTIILGLHPGTVDTNLSKPFQANVAEGKLFTPEYASLKLLNVIDKADQSDSGHLIDWAGKQIPF, encoded by the coding sequence ATGATTATACCAACGATGGGTGAGGAACTTCGCGTTATTATTATCGGGGCAAATGGTGGCATCGGTACAGCCTTAATAGATCACCTATCTGCCTCTGACCAAGTCGCTCAGATTTATGCTCTGTCACGTCAGGGCAAACCGCACAAATCTCATAAGGTCGTTAATATGGTATTCGATTTTACCAAGGAAGATGACTTAGAGAAAACATCAGCCGCGTTAAAAGCGCATGGGGACTTTGACCTTATTATTCTCGCGACTGGCTTTCTGCATAACCCGTCTATCACCCCAGAGAAGACCTACCGTTCACTGACTTTTGAAGGTCTCGAAATGAACTTTAGGGTCAACACGATTGGGCCAGCCATGACCGCGAAATATTTTCTTCCGCTGCTTCGGCGCGATAGAAAAACAATATTTGCAGCCCTATCGGCACGCGTCGGCAGCATATCAGACAACGGCATTGGTGGGTGGTATGCTTATCGAGCTTCAAAAGCCGCGCTTAATATGGTGATTAAAACACTCGCCATCGAACAGAGACGACGCAGCAAAGACACCATTATTCTTGGATTGCATCCAGGCACCGTCGATACAAATTTATCCAAGCCTTTTCAGGCCAATGTGGCAGAAGGTAAATTATTTACCCCCGAATATGCGAGCTTAAAACTACTCAACGTGATTGATAAAGCCGATCAGAGTGATTCAGGTCATTTAATCGATTGGGCCGGAAAACAAATCCCGTTCTAG
- a CDS encoding DUF2256 domain-containing protein — MAHAKSHLPTKICKTCERPFTWRKKWERNWDEVRYCSVRCKTQSKRLTD; from the coding sequence ATGGCGCATGCGAAATCTCACCTTCCCACAAAAATTTGTAAAACATGCGAACGGCCCTTCACATGGCGCAAGAAGTGGGAACGAAACTGGGATGAAGTGCGTTATTGTTCCGTGCGATGTAAAACACAGAGCAAAAGACTCACCGACTAG
- a CDS encoding DUF4287 domain-containing protein — MASPEQHLETMLSNIPEKTGKTLADWLALVEKEGLKKHVKIMNFLKKEHGLTHGYANLISTKARDKGEPIDLVAVQYSGVKAGLKPIYDTIMAFAETLGEDVEVSPKKAGVSLRRKKQFALITPATKSRIDLGLALTGEPIEGRLEGYNAMCSHRIRLETVEQFDDQVRAWLTESYSRCG, encoded by the coding sequence ATGGCATCACCCGAACAACATTTAGAGACTATGCTCTCTAATATTCCTGAAAAAACAGGGAAAACTTTGGCAGACTGGTTGGCGCTAGTGGAGAAAGAGGGCCTGAAGAAACACGTGAAAATCATGAACTTTCTAAAGAAAGAACATGGTTTAACACATGGTTATGCGAATCTGATTTCGACGAAAGCCCGTGATAAAGGGGAACCTATTGACCTTGTGGCTGTGCAATATTCGGGCGTAAAGGCGGGATTGAAACCTATCTATGACACAATCATGGCTTTCGCGGAAACGCTGGGTGAGGATGTCGAAGTTTCGCCCAAGAAAGCAGGCGTCAGCTTACGCAGAAAAAAGCAATTTGCTTTGATTACGCCCGCGACCAAATCTCGAATTGACCTGGGCCTCGCCTTGACAGGGGAACCCATAGAAGGGCGCCTCGAAGGCTATAACGCCATGTGTAGCCATCGAATCCGTTTAGAGACAGTCGAGCAATTTGATGATCAGGTTCGCGCCTGGTTGACGGAATCTTATTCGCGCTGTGGCTAG